GGCGATCAACTGCATGATGTCGCCGTCGGGGCGCCCCGCCTCCTCTCCCAGTTCGGCGTAGACCTTGAGGGTGATCCGGGCCTGTTCCATGACGTCCCGGGCCTGAAGTTGGATCTCCTCGAGCGTGGACTGGAGGGTTTCGGTGATCTCCTTGTCCCGGCGGCAGGGGATGAAGGAATCCGGCGCAAGACGTTCCCCCTTCCCCCGGGTGATCTCGATGTAGGCGTCTCCGGCGACCACGAAGGCCTTGCGGATGACCGCCTGCGAATCCTTGCGGATGAAGCGGACGAAGTCCCCCCGGATCTCGATCTTCCCTTCCATGCTCCCGTCTTCCGCCACGGAGATGTCGGGGACGGTCCCCACCGTCGTCCCCAGAATTTCGACCCGGGCGCCGGGCACCAGACCGTAGGAACCGCTCTCCGGGAAAGTCACCCGGTATTTGGTGACCGGCTCGAACCACTTCTGGGCGTTGGCGGCGAAGTAGATCCCGGCCGCCAGCAGGGCCAGGACGAGGATGACGAAGACTCCTACGATCTCGTTGACGTAACGGAATTTGAACTTCTGGGCCATTGTCGTTCCCCCATCGTCAATCCTGAAGCACCAGAGCCGTCCCCTCCAG
The sequence above is drawn from the bacterium genome and encodes:
- a CDS encoding MlaD family protein yields the protein MAQKFKFRYVNEIVGVFVILVLALLAAGIYFAANAQKWFEPVTKYRVTFPESGSYGLVPGARVEILGTTVGTVPDISVAEDGSMEGKIEIRGDFVRFIRKDSQAVIRKAFVVAGDAYIEITRGKGERLAPDSFIPCRRDKEITETLQSTLEEIQLQARDVMEQARITLKVYAELGEEAGRPDGDIMQLIANLRRISASLAEGEGPAGAVLTDPEMAAQVREMVADLREITGKLKQAAAPLPGMVETISGEVDDAPGTVLQMRDSLDEARRLLEAVQRHWLIRSYVEPNPRDPGLLGPGALDLEESPGDGR